CCAGCCCGCTGTCCGAGCCGATGAACATCTCGGCCACGATCACGATGACCAGCGCCATCGACACGCCGCTGCGCAGGCCCACGAAGGTCGGCTGCAGGCTTTCCCAGATCAGCACGTCCTTGAAGATCTGCCAGCGCGAGGCGCCCATGACGCGCGCCGCCATCACGCGCTGTTTGCGCGCGTTGATGACGCCGTAGGCGCTGTTGAACAGGATGACTAGCACCGCGGCGAAGGCGGCGATGGCGATCTTGTTCATGTCGGTCACGCCGAAGATCATCAGGAACATCGGGATCAGTGCCGACGACGGCGTCGAACGGAAGAAGTCCACCAGGAACTCGACGCTGCGGTAGGCTTTCTCGTTGCTGCCCAGCAGAACGCCCAGCGGCACGCCGATCACGCCGGCGATGACGAATGCCTGCAGCGTCCGGTTGACCGAGGCGAGGAAGTCGCCCAGCAAGGGCCCGCCGGCCATGCCCTTGGCCAGCGCCACCAATGTGGCGCCGGGCGTGGGCAGCAGCACCGGGCTGACCAGCTGCAGCCGCACCACCAGGTCCCACACGATGTACAGCGCCAGCGGACCGATCAGCGGCAGCAGGCGCGCGGCGGTCCAGGTTCGCGGGGCGCGGGAAGCCTGCGCCGCGATGGCCGCGTGGCGGGCGCCGGCGGCCTGCGCCGCGCCCGCGCGGCTCGAAGTGATCGCGTCCATGGCTCAGCCCTTGTACAGCATCGAGGCCACGTCGACCTTCTGGGCGAAGATGCCCTTGTCGGCGAACAGGTCGAAGAATTTCTGGAAGTATTGGATATCGCTGGGGCTGAACTCGTTGTAGAGCGTGTAGGCGGCCAGCGGCACGGCCTCGGTCATGGGGCCCTCGATGGCGGTGTAGCCCTTCATGTACGGGCGCGCCTCGTTTGGCTGGTTGCGGATCAGTTCGATGCCGCGCGCATACGCGGCGATGAATTTCCGGCTTTCCTCGGGATGCTTCTTCAGGAACGCGGTGGTCAGCGAGGCCGAGCCGCCGAACCAGGGCGCCATCGGATCGCCCAGCACGTACTTGGCGATGACGCCCGCCTCGAGCACGCGGGTGGTGCCGTTCAGGCGGCCCACGGTGCCGGTGGGCTCCAGCGTGTAGCAGGCATCCAGCTGGCCCGCGGCGACCGCGGCCACGTGCTGGCTGATCGCCAGTTCGACCACGGTCGCCCCGGTTGCGCCGGCGCGCTCCAGCACGGCCTTGGCCAGCGTGGCATTCTGGATGCCGGGTCCGGAACCGACCTTTTTCCCCTTGAGGTCCGCGATGGATTGGATGGGACTGTCTTTCGCGACGATGAACTCGTCCAGTACGTTCTTGGCGTTGCTGGGGTTGGACGCGAAGATCTTGAACAGGCCGGGCGAGGCGATCTCGCCGATGGCCAGGTTAGCCGAGCCAGTGCCGTTGGCGCTGCCGTCGGCGCGGCCCGCCAGCATGGCTTCCATGACTTGCTGCGCGCCCGCGAACTTGAGCGCTTCGACGTTCAGGCCGGCTTCCTTGAAGTAGCCCTTCTCGATCGCGGCATAGAACGGCAGGCCCGCCGCGACCGGCCAGTAGCCGATGCGGATGACCGGGCCCGGTTGCGCCCGCGCCAGTGCCGGCGCGGCCAGCGTGGCGGCGCCCAGCGCGGCGCCGCGCAGCAGCCGGCGGCGGGTGGCGTTGAAGGTGTGGGGCGCGAGGCGATCGGTGTTGCGGGACATGCGGGCTCCTGGTCGGAAATGGGCAGGCGCTTGTGGACAAGCCTGCATCCCAGTCAAGCAAGACCCGTGCCAGGCGGCCAGGCGGCGTTACGTCGCATGGGCGGGGCTATCATGGCGCGTCGCCTGAACCACCTTGGTGCATGCGCGGCACCGCGACGGCGCGCGCGGCGCATCATGGCGCCGCCGGGCCGGCGGCGACCGCCTGCCGCTCTTTCCCCATCCCGTTGTCCATGAACCTCGACACGCTAGGCCCGCGCATCTGCATCCTCGGCCCGTCCAACAGCGGCAAATCCACGCTGGCCGATGCCATCGCGGCGAAACAGGGCCTGGAGCCCATCCATCTCGACCGTCTCTACCATCTGCCGCATACCGACTGGCAGCCGCGTCCCGCCGGGGAATTCCTGACGCTGCACGACGCCGCCATCGCCGGCGAGCGCTGGGTGATGGATGGCAACTATTCCTCTTGTTTGCCGCAACGCCTGGCGCGTGCGACGGGTCTGATCCTGCTGGACCTGTCCACGCCCTTGAGCCTGTGGCGCTACGCGCGCCGGACCTGGTTCGAAAGGGATCGGCGCGGCGCGCTCGATGGCGGCCGCGACAGCGTGAAGTGGTCGATGATCCGTCACATCGTGGTGGCCACGCCGCCCAACCGCAAGCGCTATGCGCAGCTATACGCGCGCTGTGAATTGCCGAAAGTGCTGTGTCCGTCGGCGCGGGCGCTGGCGCGCCGCTACCGGGAATGGGGGCTGGCGCGCTAGCGCGGGCCGGCCCGCGCGCGCGGGCGCGTCACGGAATCATCCCCGGCTGGAGATCGCGCGTCCCGCCGCCATCAGCAGCGCGGAAATGCGCCGTTCGTCCTCGGGGGCGTGCCAGCGCGCGCGCGACACCGCGACGTTGATGGCGCCGCGCGGGCGGCCATCGGCGCCCAGCACGGCGACGGCGGTGGCGATGTCGCCCAGGTACATCTCGTCCTCGGTGTGCGCGTAGCCCTGCTGGCGAAAGCGCGCCAGCCGTTCCATGATCTGGTCCGGATCGGTCTGGGTGTACTGGGTGTACGTAATCCGGTTGGACCGCGACAGCACCGCGCGGGCTTCGTCCTCGGGCAAGGCGCTCAGGATGGCCAGGCCGGACGAGGTGCAGTAGGCCGGCAGCCGCGTGCCGACGATGACCTCGGGCGTCAGCACGTGGCGGCTGACGAAGCGCTGCACGAACACGATCTCGGTGTCGTCCAGCAGGGTCAGGTTGACGGTTTCCTCGGTCTCGGCCGCCAGCTGCTGCAGGAACGGCGTGGCCAGCCCCACGAGTTCGTTGGCGCCGATGAACTGGTAGGCGAAATCCAGCATGCGCGGCGACAGCTCGTACAGCTTGGTGGCGGGATCGCGGCGCAGCAGGCCCAGCTGGCCGAGCGTGTGCGTGAAGCGCTGGGCGGCGCTCATGTCCAGGTCCGCGAGGCTGGCGATCTGCGTCATCGACAGTTCGCGCCGCTTGGCGTTGAACACGCCCAGCACGCGCATGGCCTTTTCCACCGAGTTCACGAACAGCGTGGATTCCTCGTTGGCGGCGTGCTCCTTGCCCGCCTTGCCCCGCCCTGCCTTGCCGTCCGGATCGGCTGCCGGCCTGCCGCGCGCTTTCTTCGTCGGGGTGATAGGGTTCATGGCGATTGTGTGGCTGTTGCTACTGCATGGCGATAAGCCGTGAGTGTAATACGGCGATTCCACGGGCTTTCGCGCATGTGGCGCGCGCCGCCGGCGCTCAGTTTGTCGCGTCGCGACCCGGCGCGGCGTGGCCCCGGGCCTGGAAGAAGGCTTCCATCATGCGTGCCGGTTCGCCGCTGGCATAGGACTCCTTGTGCAGCCGGATCGCCGCTTCCATGGTGTCCTCGAACGAAGCCTGGGACATCTCGCGGAAGCGCTGCTTGTTCAGGCGCAGCGCCACCGGCGGCTTGGCGGCGAGTTCGCGGGCGACCTCCAGCGCGCGCGGCAGCACCTGGGCGGCGTCCACCAGGTGGTGGATCAGGCCCAGGCGGCAGGCTTCCTCCGCGTCCATGAGCCGGCCGGTCAGCGTCAGTTCGATGGTGCGGGACATGCCCAGCATCAGGTTCATGATCCATGGCCCCGTCACGCTGGCGATGCCGGCATTGATTTCCGGCTGGCCCATGCGCACGCCGGGATGGCCGACCCGCACGTCGCCCAGCAGCGCGACCTGGAACGCCGAGCCGGCCGCCGTGCCGTTCAGGGCCATCACCAGCGGCTTGGTCAGGCCGCGCAGCACCGAATAGAAGTGTTCCCAGGAGCGGATCCAGGTCGCGCTGGAGGCCACGTCGAAGCCATGTGCTTCCTCCAGGTCCTGGCCGGCCGAGAAGGCGCGCTCGCCCGCGCCGGTCATGACCATCGCCCGGATGCCGGCGTCGGCGTCGAACGCTTGCAGGGTGGCGATGATCTCGTCGCGCATGGCGCCGTGCCAGGCGTTCAGCTTATGCGGGCGGTTCAGCCGGATCAGGCCCACGCCACCGTCGTGGCGCTCGACTTCGATGAATTTCGTTGTGGATGCCATGGTTATATCTCTATGAAATAGTGAATAAGCAAAATTCAATATATGAGATGGGAAAAGTGATGGCAAGGAAATTCTTGTGTCTTGATTTGCAAGCGCTGGCGCCCCATCGGATGGTTCGCGCTCGGTTGAGAGGTAATCGTTGAAAATTGAACGCCAGTCTGGCTTGCAGGCGTCTTCACGGATGAGGGTCAGTGCTTTCCCTAGATCCCCCTTGTGCGATGAAAGTTCGCGGGCGTATATTTTATTTAGCCATTTGGCTATCGCATTTCGATAATTAAAGTGGTTTTTGGCCCCAGGCCGAACCCGCCCGTGATCTGCCGCCCACCCGTTCAGGAGAGCGCATCGTGAAGCAACCCGCCCAACCCAGCCGCCGCCGTTTCCTTAAGACCGCGGGCGCAGCAGGCCTAGGCGCCTGCATAGGATTGCCCGCCTACGCGCAGGCCCGCCAGATCGTGGTCGCGGATCCGGGCGGCCCCTACACCGCGGCCTATCGCAAGGCGTTCTACGACCCGTTCGAGCAGGCCACCGGCATCAAGGTGGTCAACGTGGCGCGCGAAGCGCAGCCCGTGGCGCAGCTGACGGCCCTGGTCGAGACCCGCAATTACATCTGGGACGTCACCACGCTGACCCTGTCGGCCGATATTCCGTACCTGGAGTCCAAGGGCTTGCTGGAGCCGATCGGCTTCACGGCCGCCGACGTGCCGGGCCTGATTCCGCAGGCCGTTACCGCCCACTGGATGGGCGTGGACATCTACGCGGCGGCGCTGGCCTACCGTTCCGACAAGTTCGCCGCGCAAGGTCCGGCCTCGTGGGCGGATTTCTGGGATGTCGCCAAGTTTCCCGGGCGACGCTCGCTGCGCCGCAGCCCGATCGAAACGCTGGAACAGGCGCTGCTGGCGGACGGCGTGCCGATGGCGCAGCTGTATCCGCTGGACGTGGAGCGGGCCTTCCGCAGCCTGGACCGCATCAAGAAGCACATCAATCTCTGGTGGACGTCCGGCGCGCAGGCGATGCAGGCCATCCAGAACGGCGACGTCGACATGATCGCTACCTGGAACGGCCGGTCGCAGGCCGCTATCGACAATGGCGCGCCGGTGAAGATCGTCTGGAACCAGGGCATCTACTCCATCGAGGGCTGGGGCATTCCGAAGGGGACGCCGCGCGCGGACATGGCGCGCCAGTTCGTGCGCTTCTGCGCCGATGGCGCGCGCCAGGCCGCGTTCACGGACACGCTGGCCTACGGGCCGACCAACACCAAGGCCTTCGAGCTGATCGATCCTAAGCGCGCGGCCATCCTGCCCAGCGCGCCGCAGAACCTGCAGGCGATGGGCCTGCCGGATCCGGCGTGGTGGGCCGCGAATCGCCAGGCCGTCACCGAGCGCTTCAACGCCTGGATCGTGGGCTGAGGATTCCATGCGCTACAAACTGGAAACCATCGGCCTGGGCAAGCGCTATGGCGAGAGCGTGGCGCTTGCCCCCACCGATCTGCAGGTGCGCGCCGGGGAATTCCTGACGCTGCTCGGCCCGTCGGGGTCGGGCAAGACCACGCTGCTGCAGATGATCTCCGGCCTGACGCTGCCCAGCAGCGGCACGCTGTTGCTCGACGGCGTCGACGCCACCCAGATGCCGCCAGGCAAGCGCGGCATCGGCATGGTGTTCCAGAACTATGCGCTGTTCCCGCACATGACGGTCTGGGAAAACGTGGCCTATGGCCTGCGCATGCGGCGGGCGCCGGCCGACGCGCTCAAGCGCGCCGTGGCCGCGGCGCTGACGATGGTCAAGATGGACGAGTACGCGCACCGCTACCCGCGCGAGCTGTCCGGCGGGCAGCAGCAGCGCATCGCGCTGGCGCGCTGCTTTGTCTATCGCCCGTCGGTGATCCTGCTGGACGAGCCGCTGGGCGCGCTGGACAAGAAGCTGCGCGAACACATGCAGCTCGAAATCCGCCACCTGCATGCGGAATTGCAGGCCACCTTCATCTACGTCACGCACGACCAGGACGAAGCCCTGGCCATGTCCGACCGCATCTGCCTGATGAACCAGGCCCGCATTGAACAGATCGGCACGCCATCCGATCTCTACGACCGGCCCGCGACCTGCTTCGCCGCCGGCTTCATCGGCCATTCCAACCTGCTCGACGGCCATGTCGAAACCGCGGAAGGCGGCGCGCGCCGGTTCCATGCCGCCGGCCGCTCGCTCGCGCTGGAAGGCGCGGCGCAGCCGCCGGGCGTTATGCGGGACGGCAAGGCCTGGCTGCTGGTGCGGCCCGAGGCGGCCGAGCTGCGGCCGCAAGGCCAGGGCCTGCTCGATGGCAGCGTCGCGGAAGTGGTGTTCCTGGGCGCCGAGGTCCGCGCCATCGTCGCGGTGGACGCGGACAGGCGCGTCAGCGTGCGTTGCGGCCGCAGCGTGGCGCCGCGCGTGGGCGAGGCGGTGGGCGTGCACTGGGACATGGCGCGCGCGACGCTGCTGCAGCAATGAGGTCCGCCATGAAGACAGACCGCCCCGCGCCCAGCCGCCTGCTGCCGTCAGCGGGATACGCGCGGGCGCG
The Achromobacter sp. AONIH1 DNA segment above includes these coding regions:
- a CDS encoding ABC transporter permease, producing MDAITSSRAGAAQAAGARHAAIAAQASRAPRTWTAARLLPLIGPLALYIVWDLVVRLQLVSPVLLPTPGATLVALAKGMAGGPLLGDFLASVNRTLQAFVIAGVIGVPLGVLLGSNEKAYRSVEFLVDFFRSTPSSALIPMFLMIFGVTDMNKIAIAAFAAVLVILFNSAYGVINARKQRVMAARVMGASRWQIFKDVLIWESLQPTFVGLRSGVSMALVIVIVAEMFIGSDSGLGNRIINAQQVLNVRDMYASILAAGALGYVLNILFLLMEKRVVHWSGR
- a CDS encoding ABC transporter substrate-binding protein, which codes for MSRNTDRLAPHTFNATRRRLLRGAALGAATLAAPALARAQPGPVIRIGYWPVAAGLPFYAAIEKGYFKEAGLNVEALKFAGAQQVMEAMLAGRADGSANGTGSANLAIGEIASPGLFKIFASNPSNAKNVLDEFIVAKDSPIQSIADLKGKKVGSGPGIQNATLAKAVLERAGATGATVVELAISQHVAAVAAGQLDACYTLEPTGTVGRLNGTTRVLEAGVIAKYVLGDPMAPWFGGSASLTTAFLKKHPEESRKFIAAYARGIELIRNQPNEARPYMKGYTAIEGPMTEAVPLAAYTLYNEFSPSDIQYFQKFFDLFADKGIFAQKVDVASMLYKG
- a CDS encoding AAA family ATPase, translating into MNLDTLGPRICILGPSNSGKSTLADAIAAKQGLEPIHLDRLYHLPHTDWQPRPAGEFLTLHDAAIAGERWVMDGNYSSCLPQRLARATGLILLDLSTPLSLWRYARRTWFERDRRGALDGGRDSVKWSMIRHIVVATPPNRKRYAQLYARCELPKVLCPSARALARRYREWGLAR
- a CDS encoding IclR family transcriptional regulator, with translation MNPITPTKKARGRPAADPDGKAGRGKAGKEHAANEESTLFVNSVEKAMRVLGVFNAKRRELSMTQIASLADLDMSAAQRFTHTLGQLGLLRRDPATKLYELSPRMLDFAYQFIGANELVGLATPFLQQLAAETEETVNLTLLDDTEIVFVQRFVSRHVLTPEVIVGTRLPAYCTSSGLAILSALPEDEARAVLSRSNRITYTQYTQTDPDQIMERLARFRQQGYAHTEDEMYLGDIATAVAVLGADGRPRGAINVAVSRARWHAPEDERRISALLMAAGRAISSRG
- a CDS encoding enoyl-CoA hydratase/isomerase family protein codes for the protein MASTTKFIEVERHDGGVGLIRLNRPHKLNAWHGAMRDEIIATLQAFDADAGIRAMVMTGAGERAFSAGQDLEEAHGFDVASSATWIRSWEHFYSVLRGLTKPLVMALNGTAAGSAFQVALLGDVRVGHPGVRMGQPEINAGIASVTGPWIMNLMLGMSRTIELTLTGRLMDAEEACRLGLIHHLVDAAQVLPRALEVARELAAKPPVALRLNKQRFREMSQASFEDTMEAAIRLHKESYASGEPARMMEAFFQARGHAAPGRDATN
- a CDS encoding ABC transporter substrate-binding protein translates to MKQPAQPSRRRFLKTAGAAGLGACIGLPAYAQARQIVVADPGGPYTAAYRKAFYDPFEQATGIKVVNVAREAQPVAQLTALVETRNYIWDVTTLTLSADIPYLESKGLLEPIGFTAADVPGLIPQAVTAHWMGVDIYAAALAYRSDKFAAQGPASWADFWDVAKFPGRRSLRRSPIETLEQALLADGVPMAQLYPLDVERAFRSLDRIKKHINLWWTSGAQAMQAIQNGDVDMIATWNGRSQAAIDNGAPVKIVWNQGIYSIEGWGIPKGTPRADMARQFVRFCADGARQAAFTDTLAYGPTNTKAFELIDPKRAAILPSAPQNLQAMGLPDPAWWAANRQAVTERFNAWIVG
- a CDS encoding ABC transporter ATP-binding protein, with the translated sequence MRYKLETIGLGKRYGESVALAPTDLQVRAGEFLTLLGPSGSGKTTLLQMISGLTLPSSGTLLLDGVDATQMPPGKRGIGMVFQNYALFPHMTVWENVAYGLRMRRAPADALKRAVAAALTMVKMDEYAHRYPRELSGGQQQRIALARCFVYRPSVILLDEPLGALDKKLREHMQLEIRHLHAELQATFIYVTHDQDEALAMSDRICLMNQARIEQIGTPSDLYDRPATCFAAGFIGHSNLLDGHVETAEGGARRFHAAGRSLALEGAAQPPGVMRDGKAWLLVRPEAAELRPQGQGLLDGSVAEVVFLGAEVRAIVAVDADRRVSVRCGRSVAPRVGEAVGVHWDMARATLLQQ